One segment of Rhipicephalus sanguineus isolate Rsan-2018 chromosome 6, BIME_Rsan_1.4, whole genome shotgun sequence DNA contains the following:
- the LOC119397483 gene encoding ubiquitin-conjugating enzyme E2 Z yields MSFKRDDDVPSLRFLRVKKDIADIASDPPPGIYVAPEENDISRIYALVVGPSGTPYEGGFLLFHLVCSFEYPIKPPRVRFLTTDAGRVALHPYLYMSGEVSLSILGTFSGPQWSPAQSLWSLLVSIQSLLTHDPFYDRVYYYVEDDKETERKVADDYKVYIRHEVIRVAVCGAVESCLESGSSYPAEFRGTVLKLFLEHYDSYEESVKSHLRVKGEEINYPDVFPRKMSHYEALLARLRDLKAKVEKRVESAVPADANQ; encoded by the coding sequence ATGTCGTTCAAACGCGACGATGACGTCCCTTCTCTACGCTTCCTCAGGGTCAAGAAGGACATCGCGGACATCGCGAGCGACCCGCCACCGGGAATCTACGTCGCGCCCGAGGAGAACGACATCAGCCGGATCTACGCCCTCGTGGTGGGACCTTCCGGCACGCCCTACGAAGGCGGCTTCCTGCTCTTCCACCTCGTGTGCTCGTTCGAGTACCCCATCAAGCCGCCCAGGGTTCGTTTCCTGACGACGGACGCCGGCCGGGTAGCGCTGCACCCGTACCTCTACATGAGCGGCGAGGTGTCCCTCAGCATTCTTGGCACTTTCTCCGGACCACAGTGGAGTCCAGCTCAATCGTTATGGAGCCTACTCGTTTCCATCCAGTCGCTGCTCACCCACGACCCTTTCTACGACCGAGTTTACTACTACGTCGAGGACGACAAAGAAACGGAGCGGAAAGTTGCGGACGACTACAAAGTCTACATACGTCACGAGGTTATCAGGGTAGCGGTGTGTGGCGCGGTGGAAAGCTGCCTCGAGAGCGGTTCTTCGTACCCGGCGGAGTTTCGGGGGACAGTGCTGAAGCTGTTCCTCGAGCACTACGACAGCTACGAAGAGTCCGTCAAGAGTCACCTCCGTGTGAAAGGCGAGGAAATTAACTACCCGGATGTCTTCCCTCGTAAAATGTCTCATTACGAAGCGCTGCTCGCACGACTCCGGGATCTGAAGGCGAAGGTCGAGAAGCGAGTCGAGTCGGCGGTTCCAGCAGACGCCAACCAGTAG